The window TTGTTTTCTTCACCGACACCGACGGCGGGCACTATCAGCAATCGTTCGATTCCTTCGACTCCAACTTCAACTGGAACTTCGGGACCGCCCAGAACACGATCCTACAGGGACTCGGGATCGTGAAAGGGACGTTCATCGCATGAGCGAGCGCGCGGGCCGCAACGCGGCCCCTGAGCCGGGACCACGCCTTCCTCCGCCGCGGACCTTCCGAGGCCTCGCGCGTTCGTCCACCCGTCGAATGGCCGCCAAGTCGTTGGCCGCATCGAGCCCGGTTCGACCTCGAGGAATCGCGGGCCAGACTCGATGTTGGTTCCGGACGATCGCGGGGCGTCCGGACGGGATGGAGCATGATGAGTTCGAGATCGCCGCGGGTGGTTCGAGCCGCGTCCGAAGGGTGGTTTCGAACGCGTCGCCGAGGGCTGCAACACCCTCGCCATCAGTTCGATTTTCCACGCCTGAACATAACGCCCATCATCGGACGTTGCCGCGGCAGGTCTAAAGACGCGCGGACCATGCGACGCGGCCGGGAACGGCCATTACGTTTACCTTGTCAAATCGAATCGGCCCAACGGAGCAAGGCGTCCACGCTGCCGGCGATCCAATGTTGGGCAAGGAGCCTGGACGGGCGGCGTGCTCGGACGCCGCCAACCCGGTAGAATCAGACGTCACGCCCGAACTCGCCCGCCTGCCCGCGTCGGCGCCGGTCGGCGGCCGAGAAAGAACGACTTCCACAAAGCGTTCTCGGCGGCCGACTATGCATCGGGTCGGGCCAGCCGCATCCACGGAGTCGCTTGTGAACGAACGCGACCTTCTGACGGAGGCCCTCGCCCGGACCGACGCCGCGGAACGCGCGGCCTTCCTCGACGGGGCGTGCAAGGGGGAGCCGGAACTGCGTCGCCGGCTCGAGGAGCGACTCGCCGGACGCACCCGGGGCGACGGCGGCCTCGAGGGGCCGGAGACTTTGCCGGTCGATCCTGCGGCGACCGCCGAATCCTCGCCGGACGCGACGAGCGGGGAGCAACGGACTGGCGGGGCCTCGGCCACGCTCGCCGGCTCCGATCATGATGCGGCCGCGTCGGGGGCGGGATCGGCCGCTCCGAGCCGTCGAGCCGGCCTCCCCTCGGGCGAAGGGCTCGGCACGGTCGTCGCCGGCCGGTACACGCTCGTCGAGGTGATCGGCGAAGGCGGCATGGGCTCGGTGTATCTGGCCAGCCAGTCGGATCCGGTCAAGCGTCGGGTGGCGCTCAAGCTGATCAGGACGGGGATGGATTCGCGGGGCGTGCTGGCCCGGTTCGACGCCGAGCGTCAGGCACTGGCGCTGATGGACCACCCGAACATCGCCCGCATCTACGACGGCGGCGCCACCCCCGCGGGCCAGCCGTTCTTCGTCATGGAGCTGGTGAAGGGGACGCCGATCACCGAGTATTGCGACGAGCGGCGGCTGTCCGTGCAGGCCCGCCTGGAGTTGTTCATCGCGGTCTGCCAGGCGGTGCAGCACGCGCATCAGAAGGGGATCATCCACCGCGACCTCAAACCGGGCAACGTGCTGGTCACGGAGGTCGACGGCCGGCCGACGCCGAAGGTGATCGACTTCGGCGTCGCCAAGGCGGTCGAGGTGAAGCTGACGGACATGAGCTTCGCGGACACCGGCGCGATCGTGGGCACGCCGGCGTACATGTCGCCGGAGCAGGCGGATCCGTCCTCGATGGACATCGACACGCGAACCGACGTCTACGCCCTCGGCGTGATGCTCTACGAGCTCCTGACGGGATCGCCGCCGATCGACGCGTCGCAGTTCCGGCGGGGCGCGATCCTCGAGATGCTGCGGATGGTGCGCGAGGTCGATCCGCCGCGCCCGAGCACCAGGCTGAGCACCGCGGAGGCCTTGCCGAACATCGCCGCCAATCGGAGCATCGAGCCGGCCCGACTGGCGAGGCTGTTGCGGGGGGAGATCGACTGGGTGGTCATGAAGGCGCTCGAGAAGGACCGCTCGCGGCGCTACGACACGGTCAACGGCCTCGCACGCGACCTCCAGCGCTATCTCGCCGACGAGATGGTCGAGGCCCGGCCGCCGAGCGCGGCCTATCGACTGAGGAAGCTCCTGCGGCGCAACCGGGGGACGGCCGCGGCGACCGCGGCGATCGCGGCGACTCTGGTCCTGGCCGCGGGAGTGTCCTTGTGGTTCGGGGTGAGAGAGGCGAAGCAGCGGGCCGAGGCGGTCAGGCTGTCGGGCATCGCGGAAGCGAACGCCGCCGCCGAGGTCAAGGCTCGCAAACGAGCCGAGGCGATCAGCGCGTTCGTGATCCGGGCTCTCAACGCCAGCGACGCCATGCAGGCCGGGAAGAAGGATGCGACGATCGCCGAGGCGATGGTCGGCGCGCTCGCCGACCTCGAGTCGGGCGCGTTCGCGAATGATCCGGAGACCGAGGCGCGACTGCGGGAGACGATCGGAATCATCCTGAAGAACAACGCCGAGTACGAGCGGGCGCGGCCCTTGCTGGAGCGGGCCCTCGCATTGACCGAGCGCCTGTCCGGCCCCGATTCCGTCCAGGCGGCCACGAGCCTGGAGATGCTGGGCACGCTCCTCGTCGCCGAGCAGAAGTACGATCAGGCGGAGCCCCTCTACGCGCGATCGCTGGCGATCCTCGAGAAGGACCCGAAGTCGGACGAGCGCGAAATGGCCGTCGTCCTCAACAGCCTGGCCGCGCTGCACTACATGCGAGGCCGGCACATGGAGGCCGAGCCGCTGTTCTTGCGAGCGTCGGCGATCCGCGAGAGGGTCCTGGGCCCGGAAGCCCGCGACCTGGCGGTCAGCCTGAACGACCTGGCGTTGGTTTACAACGCCCAGCGCCGGTTCGACGAGGCCGAACGGCTGATGAAACGTTCGATGGCGATTTTCGAGAAGACGCTCGGACCGCACCATCCGAACGTGGCGGCCAGCCTCAACAGCCTCGCGATGCTCCAGGAAGAGCGCGGCCTGGATGCCCAAGCCGAGCCCCTGTACCTGCGAGCCCTGGCGATCTGCGAGAAGGCCAACGGCCCCGACCACCCGCTCGTGGCCACGGGGTTGCACAACCTGGCCGAGAATTATCGCGTGCGCAGCTTGTTCGCCCAGGCGGAGCCGCTCTACGCCCGGGCGCTGGCCATCCGAGAAGAAGCCCATGGCCCGGACCATCCCGAAGTGGGCATCGTGCTGGGCAACTTCGCGCTCTCGTTGAAGGCCGCTGGCAAGTACGCGCAGGCGGAGCCTCTCTATTCGAGGTCGCTGGCCATCGATGAAATGATGTTCGGGCCGGACCATCCGGACGTGGCGACCGACCTGAACAATCTGGGGATGCTCTATGAGGCCCAGGACCTGCACGCCAGGGCCGAGCCCCTCCTGAAGTGGGCGCTGGACATCCGTGAAAGATCGCTCGGACCGGACCACGCCGAGACGGCGATGAGCCTGAGCAATCTGGCCATGCTCTACGAAGCGCAGGGCCGCCACGCCCAGGCCGAGTCCATGCTGCTGCGGGCGCTGGC of the Paludisphaera mucosa genome contains:
- a CDS encoding tetratricopeptide repeat protein, producing MNERDLLTEALARTDAAERAAFLDGACKGEPELRRRLEERLAGRTRGDGGLEGPETLPVDPAATAESSPDATSGEQRTGGASATLAGSDHDAAASGAGSAAPSRRAGLPSGEGLGTVVAGRYTLVEVIGEGGMGSVYLASQSDPVKRRVALKLIRTGMDSRGVLARFDAERQALALMDHPNIARIYDGGATPAGQPFFVMELVKGTPITEYCDERRLSVQARLELFIAVCQAVQHAHQKGIIHRDLKPGNVLVTEVDGRPTPKVIDFGVAKAVEVKLTDMSFADTGAIVGTPAYMSPEQADPSSMDIDTRTDVYALGVMLYELLTGSPPIDASQFRRGAILEMLRMVREVDPPRPSTRLSTAEALPNIAANRSIEPARLARLLRGEIDWVVMKALEKDRSRRYDTVNGLARDLQRYLADEMVEARPPSAAYRLRKLLRRNRGTAAATAAIAATLVLAAGVSLWFGVREAKQRAEAVRLSGIAEANAAAEVKARKRAEAISAFVIRALNASDAMQAGKKDATIAEAMVGALADLESGAFANDPETEARLRETIGIILKNNAEYERARPLLERALALTERLSGPDSVQAATSLEMLGTLLVAEQKYDQAEPLYARSLAILEKDPKSDEREMAVVLNSLAALHYMRGRHMEAEPLFLRASAIRERVLGPEARDLAVSLNDLALVYNAQRRFDEAERLMKRSMAIFEKTLGPHHPNVAASLNSLAMLQEERGLDAQAEPLYLRALAICEKANGPDHPLVATGLHNLAENYRVRSLFAQAEPLYARALAIREEAHGPDHPEVGIVLGNFALSLKAAGKYAQAEPLYSRSLAIDEMMFGPDHPDVATDLNNLGMLYEAQDLHARAEPLLKWALDIRERSLGPDHAETAMSLSNLAMLYEAQGRHAQAESMLLRALAIAAKAYGPEHPRVAVVLALLARARQSLGETAEARKGFDAAVAMLRRRSPDGSLQLAQARWQSAKAHLENKEPAAALPEIEEAVTLAEKLLPPGHPQLAKYRETLSKCKAATEASKVK